Proteins encoded within one genomic window of Synechococcus sp. PCC 7335:
- a CDS encoding RodZ domain-containing protein, with protein sequence MKQKTSIKEPTAQQLQQETLRSLGSSLKQVRLQKGLTLDAIVNLTRIRKPLLLAIEQGNMAELPEPIYIRALLSRYGDALGLDGDAIADRFFTRPAVSPPRSSWRSSSARLSPLHLYATYVVLIIGAVSALSSLLQQNAPDMTAQPILDPAEIEQLTLQKATPVAQPVVEVPKQQPSKPIEVDLVLTEQSWVWVVADGKTKFEAILEQGEKRSWTANESMMIRVGNAGGVLYSFNQSQAQLMGELGMPVSKTFVPDVSLVAD encoded by the coding sequence ATGAAGCAGAAGACTAGTATTAAGGAACCGACTGCTCAACAACTACAGCAAGAGACTCTACGATCACTAGGTAGTTCGCTTAAGCAGGTACGTTTGCAAAAGGGCTTGACGTTGGATGCGATTGTGAACCTAACGCGAATCCGTAAGCCGTTACTATTGGCAATAGAGCAAGGCAATATGGCTGAGCTACCTGAGCCAATCTATATCCGGGCGCTGTTGAGTCGATACGGTGATGCACTGGGATTAGATGGTGATGCGATCGCAGATCGATTTTTCACTCGTCCGGCTGTGAGTCCTCCGCGTTCTTCCTGGCGAAGTTCTTCAGCGCGGCTCAGCCCTTTGCATCTATATGCTACTTATGTGGTGTTGATTATAGGGGCAGTGAGTGCTTTGTCTAGTCTGCTACAACAGAATGCTCCAGACATGACGGCTCAGCCGATTTTAGATCCAGCCGAAATTGAGCAGCTCACACTACAAAAAGCTACGCCTGTAGCACAGCCTGTGGTTGAAGTACCAAAGCAGCAGCCGTCTAAACCGATTGAAGTAGATCTAGTGCTAACAGAGCAGTCTTGGGTATGGGTCGTAGCAGATGGTAAGACTAAGTTTGAGGCAATCTTGGAGCAGGGCGAAAAGCGCTCTTGGACAGCGAATGAATCGATGATGATTCGGGTCGGGAACGCGGGTGGCGTTCTATATTCTTTTAATCAATCTCAAGCGCAGCTGATGGGTGAATTAGGCATGCCGGTTTCAAAGACGTTTGTGCCGGATGTGAGTTTAGTTGCTGATTAG
- a CDS encoding DUF4278 domain-containing protein — translation MQLSYRGVKYDAHKSTVRVADTREIGHYRGATYHVRRAFGVPACHSEDVLKYRGAVVR, via the coding sequence ATGCAACTCTCATATCGTGGTGTTAAGTACGACGCTCACAAATCCACTGTTCGTGTTGCCGACACTCGAGAAATCGGTCACTACCGTGGTGCTACCTATCATGTTCGCCGTGCATTCGGTGTTCCTGCCTGTCATTCTGAGGATGTACTCAAGTACCGTGGTGCGGTCGTTCGCTAG
- a CDS encoding AI-2E family transporter, with protein sequence MKLGDWISLLCLIAAGYILWQIRPLLLLSFAAVVIAIALNSITQKIKTTLKITRRAAIPITLVIAAIVALVFVVGIVPPFIEQFRLLAVLLVRFSQTLPARILDLQANMPERIRLPELSEFLAWLTAPDSAAIDVFGNFFSIFNSSLQILLQTLFVSVLSLMILANPAAYLQVVLLVFPAFYRPRAEEIFYKCELVLGNWLGGILISSLFVFSISFIGLLVLKIDLAFAHALIAGILNFIPNLGPTLSMVFPVVVALISNDPWKVVAVIALYIIIQQIESYWLTPTIMAHQVSMLPAFTLIAQIFFASVFGVLGLLLALPLTVVVKTWIHEVLIIDFLNNWQIAPPVLESKTTHAAQSPDALKSRSTGML encoded by the coding sequence ATGAAGCTAGGTGACTGGATCAGTCTGCTGTGCCTTATAGCAGCGGGCTACATCCTGTGGCAAATTAGGCCGCTGCTACTGCTTTCATTCGCCGCAGTTGTAATAGCGATCGCACTCAACAGCATCACCCAAAAGATCAAAACCACCCTGAAGATCACCCGCCGCGCCGCCATCCCTATTACCTTAGTGATCGCAGCCATCGTTGCCTTGGTCTTTGTCGTTGGTATTGTTCCCCCCTTTATTGAGCAGTTTAGGCTGTTGGCCGTTCTACTGGTGCGATTCTCTCAAACCCTGCCAGCTCGCATTCTAGACTTGCAGGCCAATATGCCAGAGCGTATTCGGCTACCTGAGCTGAGTGAGTTTCTTGCCTGGTTAACTGCCCCTGACTCAGCCGCTATTGATGTCTTCGGCAACTTCTTTTCTATCTTCAACTCCTCACTCCAGATACTGCTTCAGACCCTATTCGTCTCAGTTCTATCGCTGATGATACTAGCAAACCCAGCCGCCTATCTTCAGGTAGTGCTGCTAGTTTTTCCCGCTTTCTATCGGCCAAGAGCTGAAGAGATCTTCTATAAATGCGAACTCGTGTTAGGCAACTGGCTAGGCGGTATCTTGATCAGTTCCCTATTCGTCTTCAGTATCAGCTTCATTGGACTACTTGTACTAAAGATAGATCTGGCCTTTGCCCATGCCCTAATTGCAGGCATACTCAACTTCATTCCTAACCTAGGGCCCACCCTTAGCATGGTCTTTCCGGTGGTTGTCGCACTCATTTCAAACGATCCCTGGAAGGTCGTTGCTGTGATCGCGCTCTATATCATCATTCAGCAGATCGAATCCTACTGGCTCACGCCTACAATCATGGCTCACCAGGTTTCAATGCTGCCTGCGTTCACCCTGATCGCTCAAATCTTTTTTGCTAGCGTTTTTGGCGTGCTAGGGCTGCTACTAGCGCTGCCACTGACCGTCGTTGTCAAAACCTGGATTCACGAAGTGCTGATTATCGACTTTCTCAACAACTGGCAGATTGCACCGCCAGTCCTAGAATCTAAAACAACTCACGCTGCTCAATCTCCTGACGCCCTGAAAAGTCGTTCGACGGGAATGCTGTAG
- a CDS encoding DMT family transporter, translated as MNRSLKSPSPIGLLLLSILSVQFGSALAKSLFDDLGPWGVVFLRVGFAALILFAVGRPRFDTTVRQNFSAILTYGIVLTLMNSLFYASIDRIPLGIAISLEFTGPLGLAVLKSQQWLDGLWAVLALIGIVLLTPITGADLDPLGMVFALSAGFCWALYIVLAVKVGRIFPGIEGLTWGLLVGTVMLLPIGVITTGSALLNPRLLGLGAGVALLSSMLPYSLEMMALRSLPIKVFGVMLSLEPIAGVVAGFLILGERLSARSLIACLLVSIAAGGAAQFQSPPPTPPLPPAQ; from the coding sequence ATGAACCGTTCCCTCAAGAGTCCTTCTCCAATTGGACTGCTGCTACTTTCTATCTTGTCTGTTCAATTTGGCTCTGCCCTAGCGAAATCTCTGTTTGACGATCTCGGCCCTTGGGGGGTCGTCTTCTTGCGGGTTGGGTTCGCCGCATTAATTCTCTTCGCGGTTGGCCGACCTCGGTTTGATACAACAGTTCGTCAAAATTTCAGCGCCATCTTGACCTATGGAATCGTACTGACGCTAATGAACTCGCTGTTCTATGCCTCAATCGACCGAATTCCTCTAGGAATTGCGATTTCCCTAGAATTTACCGGGCCATTAGGGCTGGCTGTACTCAAGTCCCAACAGTGGCTAGATGGCCTTTGGGCAGTGCTAGCTTTGATTGGTATTGTTCTATTAACTCCAATTACAGGAGCAGATTTGGATCCACTGGGTATGGTCTTTGCCCTATCAGCAGGGTTCTGCTGGGCCCTTTACATCGTGCTGGCTGTCAAAGTAGGTCGTATTTTTCCTGGCATAGAGGGGCTGACTTGGGGATTGTTAGTAGGTACTGTAATGCTGCTACCTATAGGAGTGATCACGACTGGCAGCGCTTTGCTCAATCCTCGTTTGTTGGGGCTAGGCGCTGGTGTGGCCCTGCTTTCTAGTATGCTGCCTTATTCACTAGAAATGATGGCGCTGCGATCGCTCCCTATCAAAGTATTTGGTGTCATGCTCAGCTTAGAACCAATAGCGGGCGTTGTAGCTGGCTTCTTGATCTTAGGCGAGAGACTATCAGCGCGATCGCTCATTGCCTGTCTGCTGGTTTCAATCGCCGCCGGAGGAGCAGCTCAGTTCCAAAGTCCACCGCCCACACCGCCGCTTCCGCCTGCTCAGTAA
- a CDS encoding cell wall metabolism sensor histidine kinase WalK, translating into MFQTTRRRLALWYAAVTAIVLLLFSIGVYTYVRNTLIDRVDDTLNHVVEVVERSLIISNDGRVNIEASFRNSEEASEDDRIDLEWFGPEGNLQWTTFSKSPEVPLHVNPDGETIIPPQGLAIRQITQRINADSHLLGYLRVSHPWFEVSKPSRQLIVDLGFGIAVMITTVAGIGWFLSGLAMAPIRTSYQQLKQFTADASHELRNPIAVIQTNVQVALADPDEQFQRAQLEVIERLTRRLGRLVDDLLFIARQESGLIPMRREAVELVSIIEDVVEEQQAIAREKDLTLTYAHPKNRIQTKGDRDQLTRLFTNLIANAIQYTPAGKITIDLSAGTQQATITITDTGIGIPTQDLSHIFDRFYRVDPARSRSAGGSGLGLAIAKIIVENHHGQLTLTSQSDPVKSNQGTIATVLLPVKTLPFKKAEALRT; encoded by the coding sequence ATGTTCCAAACTACCCGCCGCCGTCTCGCTCTTTGGTACGCTGCTGTCACCGCCATTGTTCTCTTACTATTTTCCATTGGCGTCTACACCTATGTTCGCAATACTTTAATCGATCGCGTTGATGATACGCTCAACCATGTTGTTGAAGTCGTTGAGCGATCGCTGATTATCAGCAACGATGGCAGAGTCAATATCGAAGCGAGCTTTCGTAACAGTGAAGAAGCTAGCGAGGATGATCGCATCGATCTCGAATGGTTTGGCCCCGAAGGGAATTTACAATGGACGACCTTCTCCAAATCACCCGAAGTTCCGCTCCACGTCAATCCTGATGGCGAAACCATTATCCCACCCCAAGGCCTGGCCATCCGACAAATCACCCAGCGTATAAACGCAGATTCACATCTGCTTGGCTACCTGCGGGTCAGTCATCCTTGGTTTGAAGTCTCCAAACCCAGTCGCCAACTAATTGTTGATCTTGGCTTTGGGATCGCTGTAATGATTACTACCGTGGCCGGCATCGGTTGGTTTCTCTCCGGCCTAGCGATGGCGCCTATTCGCACCTCTTACCAGCAGCTAAAACAATTCACTGCCGATGCCTCTCACGAACTACGCAATCCAATTGCCGTTATCCAAACGAACGTTCAAGTCGCTCTAGCCGATCCAGATGAACAGTTTCAGCGCGCTCAGCTAGAAGTAATCGAACGACTCACCCGTAGGCTAGGCAGACTAGTCGACGATTTGTTGTTTATCGCTCGCCAAGAGAGCGGTCTGATTCCTATGCGCCGAGAAGCGGTTGAGCTAGTGAGCATCATTGAAGATGTTGTGGAAGAGCAGCAGGCGATCGCCCGTGAAAAAGATCTCACCCTCACCTACGCTCATCCAAAGAACAGAATCCAGACTAAAGGTGATCGCGATCAGCTCACTCGTCTGTTTACCAACCTAATTGCCAACGCCATTCAATACACCCCTGCGGGTAAAATCACCATCGATCTTAGTGCCGGTACACAGCAGGCAACTATCACGATTACCGATACCGGAATTGGCATTCCTACTCAAGATCTTAGCCATATCTTTGATCGCTTCTATAGAGTTGATCCTGCTCGAAGCCGGAGCGCCGGAGGGTCAGGATTAGGACTAGCGATCGCTAAGATCATCGTCGAGAATCATCACGGTCAACTCACACTCACTAGCCAGTCGGACCCCGTCAAGTCTAACCAGGGCACTATCGCAACTGTCCTACTCCCAGTCAAGACCTTACCTTTTAAGAAAGCAGAAGCGCTCAGGACTTAA
- a CDS encoding pseudouridine synthase produces the protein MAERLQKLLSHRGIASRRRAEKLILSGRVTVNGEVAELGQRADVSHDQICVDGVEIGGPPQAAYFLLHKPRGVVSTCHDPRQRKTVLDLLDSAFQRREGIHPVGRLDADSTGALILTNDGDFTYLLTHPRHQMSKVYQVKVRGIPSQDTLRQWREGVIIDGRKTLPARVSLLKSHSADGTLLQIDLKEGRNRQIRRVAEMLGHPVTALHRTKIGSLSLGNLACGRYRSLTEKEIALLKREAVVDP, from the coding sequence ATGGCCGAGAGGTTACAAAAACTCTTATCCCATCGAGGAATTGCCTCTAGGCGTAGAGCCGAAAAGTTGATCCTAAGTGGTAGAGTTACAGTCAATGGTGAAGTCGCTGAGCTTGGTCAGCGAGCAGATGTTAGCCATGACCAAATTTGTGTAGATGGTGTAGAGATAGGGGGTCCTCCTCAGGCTGCTTATTTTCTCCTTCATAAGCCTAGAGGTGTGGTCTCTACTTGCCATGATCCCCGCCAGCGAAAGACTGTCTTAGACCTATTGGATAGCGCCTTTCAACGTAGAGAGGGTATTCATCCGGTCGGTCGACTAGATGCAGATTCAACGGGGGCATTGATACTCACAAACGATGGTGACTTTACCTATTTGCTCACTCACCCTAGACATCAAATGTCCAAGGTTTATCAGGTAAAAGTTAGAGGGATACCTTCACAAGATACGCTGCGCCAGTGGCGCGAAGGCGTAATCATAGATGGCCGCAAAACATTGCCAGCCAGGGTCAGCTTGCTGAAGTCTCACTCAGCTGATGGTACTCTATTGCAGATCGATTTGAAGGAAGGACGCAATCGGCAGATTAGAAGAGTTGCTGAAATGCTGGGCCATCCTGTGACGGCGTTGCACAGAACAAAAATTGGCTCATTATCCTTGGGAAATCTCGCTTGCGGTCGCTACCGTTCACTTACCGAGAAAGAGATTGCTTTGTTAAAGCGAGAAGCTGTTGTTGATCCCTAA
- a CDS encoding TerB family tellurite resistance protein, which yields MNITPPPISPRQMNMLRVVLSMAWSDSTLEQKEVEVMLTRFSQLFATDPKQQDYLQTQLKDYFVQDIPLEETIAKLTTAEEKELALRLSYEVIYASARTPSEAYVNEEESEAYKKLVELLDLPDSVVKRAEAAASKARDQSGKNVIDMLAFRLREQLTT from the coding sequence ATGAATATCACCCCACCCCCCATTTCCCCTCGTCAGATGAACATGCTGCGAGTTGTTTTGTCGATGGCGTGGTCTGATAGCACGCTAGAGCAAAAGGAAGTAGAAGTGATGCTCACCCGTTTTAGCCAGCTATTTGCTACCGACCCAAAGCAGCAAGACTATTTACAAACTCAGCTTAAAGACTACTTTGTTCAGGATATTCCTCTCGAAGAGACCATCGCCAAGCTCACCACCGCTGAAGAAAAAGAACTCGCTCTTCGGCTCTCCTACGAAGTCATCTATGCTAGCGCTCGCACTCCAAGCGAAGCCTATGTGAATGAAGAAGAAAGCGAAGCCTACAAAAAGCTTGTCGAGCTGCTAGATCTACCTGACTCTGTCGTCAAAAGAGCGGAAGCAGCAGCTAGTAAAGCGCGTGACCAAAGTGGTAAGAACGTCATCGATATGCTTGCTTTCAGGCTTCGAGAACAGTTAACTACATAA
- the recJ gene encoding single-stranded-DNA-specific exonuclease RecJ codes for MPVIDSSTVDWRIADTGTLAPDWIETVAQITGLTRPEKGARLLWARGIRTAEALRGFCWPSAYTPASPFAFGEEMTKAVARLMLARDRVEKVAIWGDFDADGITSTAVLWDGLKQFFDEPGQLTYFIPNRLKESHGLSIVGIDQLAAQDVTLIVTCDTGSTNPDEIDYAHSLGLEVIVSDHHTLPAVRPNVVAIVNPRALPSDHPMANLSGVAMAYKLVEALYERLPDVPTRPLSELTDLVAIGLIADLVELTGDCRYLAQVGIEQLQTHLKSAYPIRPGVAQLLKLCRRAGDRPTDISFGIGPRINAVSRIYGEASFCVELLTSQDSDRCQDLAEKTELANTRRKALQNDVLKQATHQLETRDLSTTGVIVLCDPQWPVGVLGLVAAQVAQQYGRPTILLTQDTPADDGDDVLVRGSARSVNQIDLYDLVSSQAHLLTGFGGHPYAAGLSLPAKDLPMFQAAINQQYRQKMGAELSSPVVQVDLSVTVAELGQDLFQELKLLEPCGMGNPVPKLLIQNCWFENVWHQKLKDRTGGKVGYIKTSFELCDESGNHKSSSKFPGLWWGHYKEDVPPGRWDVVAELDYNSHPKSRRYEVRLIDIRPAQVASSTAEAKRLNSLARQGAVDRPESWLIDHRTAAMSTQNDLAASTPDSNAGSGATSNDTEESLKIDRCPTLWTDFQLWQHQAQQSHKSLALAYAFPTENNPVDTWTTLLGLAKFLSRTEQPVTRERLAERLGICDRTLELGLIALAKTGFAVSASAIDIRLSFDEKFKSVNSETDRLTALGRFLAAVQEEGFRRQYFYQAPVSALQSTLLSQAI; via the coding sequence ATGCCTGTGATAGACAGCTCTACAGTGGATTGGCGGATAGCTGATACAGGAACACTCGCGCCCGACTGGATTGAAACGGTTGCACAGATTACAGGACTGACTCGGCCAGAGAAGGGAGCAAGGCTGCTATGGGCGCGAGGAATCCGCACGGCTGAGGCGCTGCGAGGATTCTGTTGGCCATCTGCCTATACTCCCGCGAGTCCATTTGCTTTTGGAGAGGAGATGACCAAGGCGGTAGCGCGGTTGATGCTGGCACGCGATCGCGTTGAAAAAGTGGCTATTTGGGGTGATTTTGACGCGGATGGGATTACTTCAACAGCCGTACTCTGGGATGGGCTAAAACAGTTTTTCGATGAACCAGGACAGCTCACGTATTTTATTCCCAACCGGCTAAAAGAATCTCATGGTTTGTCGATAGTGGGAATTGACCAATTGGCCGCTCAAGATGTGACGTTGATAGTGACTTGCGACACTGGCAGCACCAACCCGGATGAGATTGACTATGCGCACTCGTTAGGGCTCGAGGTGATCGTGAGCGATCACCATACGCTACCTGCTGTTCGACCCAACGTGGTGGCGATTGTGAATCCTCGGGCGCTGCCTTCTGATCATCCAATGGCTAACCTTTCTGGGGTGGCAATGGCTTACAAGCTGGTAGAAGCGCTATATGAAAGGCTACCTGATGTACCGACTAGACCGTTAAGTGAGCTGACTGATTTGGTTGCGATTGGTTTGATTGCTGATTTAGTAGAGCTGACAGGAGACTGCCGGTACCTGGCGCAAGTTGGGATCGAACAGCTGCAAACTCACTTGAAGAGCGCCTATCCGATCAGGCCAGGCGTGGCACAGCTATTGAAGCTGTGTCGGCGGGCGGGCGATCGCCCCACAGACATTTCGTTTGGAATTGGACCGCGGATCAACGCCGTCAGTCGGATCTATGGAGAAGCTAGCTTCTGTGTAGAGTTACTGACCAGCCAAGATAGCGATCGCTGTCAAGATTTGGCTGAAAAGACAGAGCTGGCGAATACTCGTCGAAAGGCGCTGCAGAACGACGTGCTAAAGCAGGCTACCCACCAGCTCGAAACTCGTGATCTCTCAACGACAGGTGTGATTGTACTATGTGATCCGCAGTGGCCAGTAGGTGTGCTAGGTCTAGTCGCAGCTCAAGTCGCGCAGCAATATGGCAGGCCGACTATTTTGCTGACCCAAGATACCCCAGCTGACGATGGCGATGATGTGCTTGTGCGGGGTTCGGCGCGTTCGGTTAATCAGATTGATCTCTACGACCTCGTCAGTTCTCAGGCCCATTTGCTGACTGGATTTGGCGGGCATCCCTATGCTGCTGGGCTGAGTTTACCTGCTAAAGACTTGCCCATGTTTCAGGCAGCGATCAATCAGCAATACCGTCAAAAAATGGGCGCAGAGCTGAGTTCACCAGTAGTACAGGTTGACCTTAGCGTGACAGTCGCCGAGCTAGGTCAAGACTTATTTCAAGAGCTGAAGCTGCTAGAGCCCTGTGGCATGGGAAACCCAGTGCCAAAGCTGCTGATTCAGAACTGCTGGTTTGAAAATGTTTGGCATCAAAAGCTGAAGGATCGCACTGGAGGAAAAGTTGGCTATATCAAGACCAGCTTTGAGCTATGTGACGAAAGTGGCAATCACAAAAGCAGCTCAAAGTTCCCCGGGCTGTGGTGGGGCCACTATAAAGAAGATGTACCACCGGGCCGGTGGGATGTCGTGGCAGAGCTAGACTACAATAGCCATCCGAAGAGCCGCCGGTATGAAGTACGGTTAATTGATATTCGTCCAGCACAGGTGGCTTCATCTACTGCCGAGGCTAAACGTCTTAATTCCTTAGCACGACAAGGCGCTGTCGATAGACCGGAAAGCTGGCTGATAGATCATCGAACAGCGGCGATGTCGACTCAGAATGACTTGGCTGCCAGTACCCCTGACAGTAATGCTGGGAGCGGGGCGACAAGCAACGACACGGAAGAGAGTCTAAAAATCGATCGCTGTCCAACGCTCTGGACAGATTTTCAGCTATGGCAGCATCAGGCTCAGCAAAGCCATAAATCACTAGCGCTAGCATACGCTTTCCCAACAGAAAATAATCCGGTTGACACATGGACGACGCTGCTGGGGCTAGCAAAGTTTTTGAGCCGGACGGAGCAACCGGTCACTAGAGAGCGGTTGGCTGAAAGATTAGGGATTTGCGATCGCACTTTAGAACTTGGACTGATAGCACTGGCCAAAACAGGGTTTGCAGTCAGTGCTTCAGCAATCGATATTCGGCTGAGCTTCGACGAGAAATTCAAATCCGTGAATAGTGAGACTGACCGGCTTACGGCCTTGGGCCGATTCCTGGCTGCGGTGCAGGAAGAGGGCTTTCGCCGACAGTACTTTTATCAGGCCCCAGTCTCAGCACTGCAATCGACACTGCTCAGTCAGGCGATATAA
- a CDS encoding PAS domain-containing sensor histidine kinase has protein sequence MAVRNWVYMLLGFCLGLAVGMVLVVVLRRRYDTRLRRLIGRLEDRQPLPTLRYDTQLASAIEEQKAQIDLLTTQTQSFRYLLQRAPVGYLQVDEENRLLWCNRRAQEFLDIEQSDYGQPKLLLAIVRSYELDQLIDRTRQAQSVCELMWTFNSISTDPFNYLERPAYPLKGYGLPLEGGHVGVFLENQQETVMLAQQRDRWISDVAHELKTPLTSIRLVAETLQSRVDDSLASWVGRLLKEVIRLSKLVDDVLKISSLEQRRTQLEDEVDTDLVPLIYSAWQSVEPLAKLKQLDITYEGPEELVAHINPNLMHRVLFNLFSNAVKYSPTAQTIQVRLSLTNGSAVSGFTESGILIEVIDAGSGLAEKDLPYVFERFYRADPARSRKESLASHEAESELDESQTIEMTDFTSSGTGLGLAIVRQIVSAHQGQVLAQNHPQTGGGWLSVWLPAKRLVNSKVEERD, from the coding sequence TTGGCAGTCAGAAATTGGGTGTATATGCTGCTGGGGTTTTGTCTAGGATTGGCTGTTGGAATGGTCTTAGTGGTCGTTTTGCGGCGCCGCTATGATACTAGGCTAAGGCGCTTAATTGGTCGCTTAGAAGATCGTCAGCCCCTACCGACTTTGAGATATGACACTCAGCTAGCGAGCGCTATTGAAGAACAAAAAGCCCAAATAGATTTACTGACTACGCAGACACAATCGTTTCGGTATCTGCTACAAAGGGCGCCAGTTGGCTACCTACAAGTAGATGAAGAAAATCGTTTGCTGTGGTGTAACCGCCGTGCGCAAGAATTTTTGGATATTGAACAAAGCGATTATGGCCAGCCTAAGCTACTGTTGGCAATCGTCCGTTCTTATGAGCTAGATCAGCTAATTGATCGAACTCGTCAGGCCCAATCAGTCTGTGAGCTTATGTGGACTTTTAACTCAATTTCAACTGATCCCTTCAACTATCTAGAGCGCCCTGCTTATCCCCTTAAGGGCTATGGCCTACCTTTGGAGGGTGGTCATGTCGGTGTGTTCTTAGAGAACCAGCAAGAGACTGTGATGCTGGCACAGCAACGTGATCGCTGGATCTCTGATGTAGCCCATGAGCTGAAAACGCCACTGACTTCTATCCGACTAGTTGCTGAGACGTTGCAGTCAAGAGTAGATGATAGCCTGGCCAGCTGGGTGGGGCGGCTGCTTAAAGAAGTGATTCGGCTAAGTAAGCTAGTTGATGACGTTTTGAAGATAAGTAGCCTTGAGCAGCGCCGAACTCAACTAGAAGATGAAGTAGATACGGATCTAGTCCCTTTGATTTATTCAGCTTGGCAAAGCGTGGAACCTTTGGCGAAACTCAAGCAGCTAGACATAACCTACGAAGGACCTGAAGAACTCGTTGCCCATATCAATCCTAATTTGATGCATCGTGTTTTGTTCAATCTATTCAGCAATGCGGTGAAGTACAGTCCCACTGCTCAGACTATTCAGGTTAGGTTGAGCTTGACTAACGGTTCTGCCGTATCAGGATTTACTGAGTCAGGTATTTTGATCGAAGTTATCGATGCCGGGAGTGGACTGGCTGAAAAAGATTTGCCCTATGTATTTGAGCGGTTTTATAGAGCCGATCCCGCGCGTAGCCGAAAAGAGAGTTTGGCAAGCCATGAAGCTGAAAGTGAGTTAGACGAATCCCAGACGATAGAGATGACTGACTTTACAAGTAGTGGTACCGGTTTGGGGCTAGCGATTGTTAGGCAAATTGTGAGCGCACATCAAGGCCAGGTTCTTGCTCAAAATCATCCACAGACCGGAGGGGGATGGCTAAGCGTATGGCTACCAGCTAAGCGATTGGTAAACTCTAAGGTAGAAGAAAGAGACTAG